A stretch of Rhinopithecus roxellana isolate Shanxi Qingling chromosome 12, ASM756505v1, whole genome shotgun sequence DNA encodes these proteins:
- the PODN gene encoding podocan, whose amino-acid sequence MEGARARVAQLRLGESVRPAGRGSALGRSRFPQPWRPGASDSALPAGTMAQSRVLLLLLLLPPQLHLGPVLAMRAPGFGRSGGHSLSPEENEFAEEEPVLVLSPEEPGPGPAVISCPRDCACSQEGVVDCGGIDLREFPGDLPEHTNHLSLQNNQLEKIYPEELSRLHRLETLNLQNNRLTSRGLPEKAFEHLTNLNYLYLANNKLTLAPRFLPNALISVDFAANYLTKIYGLTFGQKPNLRSVYLHNNKLADAGLPDNMFNGSSNVEVLILSSNFLRHVPKHLPPALYKLHLKNNKLEKIPPGAFSELSSLRELYLQNNYLTDEGLDNETFWKLSSLEYLDLSSNNLSRVPAGLPRSLVLLHLEKNAIRSVDADVLTPIRSLEYLLLHSNQLQAQGIHPRAFQGLKRLHTVHLYNNALERVPSGLPRRVRTLMILHNQITGIGREDFATTYFLEELNLSYNRITSPQVHRDAFRKLRLLRSLDLSGNRLHTLPPGLPRNVHVLKVKRNELAALARGALAGMAQLRELYLTSNRLRSRALGPRAWVDLAHLQLLDIAGNQLTEIPEGLPESLEYLYLQNNKITAVPANAFDSTPNLKGIFLRFNKLAVGSVVDSAFRRLKHLQVLDIEGNFEFGDVSKDRGRLGKEKEEEEEEEEEEEEETR is encoded by the exons ATGGAAGGAGCCCGAGCCCGCGTAGCGCAGCTGAGACTGGGGGAGAGCGTTCGGCCGGCTGGGCGCGGCTCGGCGCTGGGGCGCAGCAG GTTCCCTCAGCCCTGGCGCCCAGGCGCATCTGACTCGGCACTCCCTGCAGGCACCATGGCCCAGAGCCGggtgctgctgctcctgctgctgctgccgccacaGCTGCACCTGGGACCTGTGCTTGCCATGAGAGCCCCAGGATTTGGTCGAAGCGGCGGCCACAGCCTGAGCCCTGAAGAGAACGAATTTGCCGAGGAGGAGCCCGTGCTGGTCCTGAGCCCTGAGGAGCCCGGGCCTGGCCCAGCCGTGATCAGCTGTCCCCGAGACTGTGCCTGTTCCCAGGAGGGCGTCGTGGACTGTGGCGGCATCGACCTGCGTGAGTTCCCAGGGGACCTGCCTGAACACACCAACCACCTGTCTCTGCAG AACAACCAGCTGGAAAAGATCTACCCTGAGGAGCTCTCCCGTCTGCACCGGCTGGAGACGCTGAACCTGCAAAACAACCGCCTGACTTCCCGAG GGCTCCCAGAGAAGGCGTTTGAGCATCTGACCAACCTCAATTACCTGTACTTGGCCAATAACAAG ctgACCTTGGCACCCCGCTTCCTGCCAAACGCCCTGATCAGTGTGGACTTTGCTGCCAACTATCTCACCAAGATCTATGGGCTCACCTTTGGCCAGAAGCCAAACTTGAG GTCTGTGTACCTGCACAACAACAAGCTGGCGGACGCCGGGCTGCCAGACAACATGTTCAACGGCTCCAGCAACGTCGAGGTCCTCATCCTGTCCAGCAACTTCCTGCGCCACGTGCCCAAGCACCTGCCGCCTGCCCTGTACAAGCTGCACCTTAag AACAACAAGCTGGAGAAGATTCCCCCAGGGGCCTTCAGCGAGCTGAGCAGCCTGCGCGAGCTGTACCTGCAGAACAACTACCTGACTGACGAGGGTCTGGACAATGAGACCTTCTG gaAGCTCTCCAGCCTGGAGTACTTGGATCTGTCCAGCAACAACCTGTCTCGGGTCCCAGCTGGGCTGCCGCGCAGCCTGGTGCTGCTGCACTTGGAGAAGAACGCAATCCGGAGCGTGGACGCGGACGTGCTGACCCCCATTCGCAGCCTGGAGTACCTGCTGCTGCACAGCAACCAGCTGCAGGCGCAGGGCATCCACCCGCGGGCCTTCCAGGGCCTCAAGCGGCTGCACACGGTGCACCTGTACAACAATGCGCTGGAGCGCGTGCCCAGTGGCCTGCCTCGCCGCGTGCGCACCCTCATGATCCTGCACAACCAGATCACAGGCATCGGCCGCGAAGACTTTGCCACCACTTACTTCCTGGAGGAGCTCAACCTCAGCTACAACCGCATCACCAGCCCGCAGGTGCACCGCGACGCCTTCCGCAAGCTGCGCCTGCTGCGCTCGCTGGACCTGTCGGGCAACCGGCTGCACACGCTGCCACCTGGGCTGCCTCGAAATGTCCATGTGCTGAAGGTCAAGCGCAATGAGCTGGCTGCCCTGGCACGAGGGGCACTGGCGGGCATGGCCCAGCTGCGTGAGCTGTACCTCACCAGCAACCGACTGCGCAGCCGGGCCCTGGGCCCACGCGCCTGGGTGGACCTTGCCCATCTGCAG CTGCTGGACATTGCCGGGAATCAGCTCACAGAGATCCCCGAGGGGCTCCCCGAGTCACTTGAGTACCTGTACCTGCAGAACAACAAGATTACTGCGGTGCCCGCCAATGCCTTTGACTCCACACCCAACCTCAAGGGGATCTTTCTCAG GTTTAACAAGCTGGCTGTGGGCTCTGTGGTGGACAGCGCCTTCCGGAGGCTGAAGCACCTGCAGGTCTTGGACATTGAAGGCAACTTTGAGTTTGGTGACGTTTCCAAGGACCGTGGCCGCttggggaaggaaaaggaggaggaggaagaggaggaggaggaagaggaagaggaaacaaGATAG